The proteins below are encoded in one region of Pseudomonas helmanticensis:
- a CDS encoding RNA polymerase sigma factor, with the protein MSEVRARVEQVYREDSRRILATLIRLLGDFDLAEEALHEAFFIAVERWQRDGVPDNPRTWLVSTGRFKAIDVLRRRARFKASQPLLLAQLEELEQADWSGEDVEDDRLRLIFTCCHPALAADAQVPLTLREVCDLTTEEIARAFLSAPAAIAQRIVRAKAKIRDAKIPYQVPSLSELPERLDSVLRVIYLVFNEGYSASVGAELTREDLTREAIRLGRLLMELLPEPEVMGLLAMMLLHESRRSARTSPDGELVLLDDQDRSLWDSELIAEGCALVERALTTRRFGPYCLQAAIAAVHAEAPSAAETDWEQIVGLYDVLLRAVPSPVIELNRAVAVAKRDGALTGLALIEGILERGELQDYHLAHSARAEFCRQLGRVEEAREAYLRALELTRQEPERRFIEGRLLALKLPSP; encoded by the coding sequence ATGTCTGAGGTCAGGGCGCGGGTCGAACAGGTCTATCGCGAAGACTCGCGGCGGATTCTGGCGACACTGATTCGCCTGCTGGGGGATTTCGACCTCGCCGAAGAAGCCTTGCACGAGGCGTTCTTCATCGCGGTCGAGCGCTGGCAGCGCGACGGCGTGCCGGACAATCCGCGCACCTGGCTGGTCTCGACCGGGCGCTTCAAGGCGATTGATGTGTTGCGCCGCCGCGCCCGGTTCAAGGCTTCGCAGCCGTTGCTGTTGGCGCAACTGGAAGAACTGGAACAGGCCGACTGGAGTGGCGAGGATGTGGAAGACGATCGCCTGCGACTGATCTTCACCTGTTGTCACCCAGCGTTGGCGGCGGATGCGCAAGTGCCGCTGACGTTGCGTGAGGTCTGCGACCTGACCACCGAGGAAATCGCTCGCGCCTTTCTCTCTGCTCCGGCGGCGATAGCCCAGCGCATCGTCCGGGCGAAGGCCAAGATTCGTGACGCGAAGATTCCTTATCAAGTACCGAGCCTGAGCGAATTGCCCGAGCGCCTCGACAGCGTGTTGCGGGTCATTTATCTGGTGTTCAACGAAGGCTATTCGGCGTCGGTTGGCGCGGAGTTGACCCGTGAGGATCTGACGCGTGAGGCGATCAGGTTGGGGCGCTTGTTGATGGAGTTGCTGCCGGAGCCGGAAGTCATGGGGCTGCTGGCGATGATGTTGCTGCATGAATCACGTCGCTCGGCGCGTACCTCGCCGGACGGCGAATTGGTTCTGTTGGATGATCAGGATCGCTCATTGTGGGATAGCGAGTTGATCGCCGAAGGTTGCGCGCTGGTCGAGCGCGCGCTGACCACGCGGCGGTTTGGGCCTTATTGTTTGCAGGCGGCGATTGCGGCGGTGCATGCCGAGGCGCCGTCGGCGGCAGAAACCGATTGGGAGCAGATCGTTGGCTTGTATGACGTGCTGTTGCGCGCGGTGCCTTCGCCGGTGATCGAGTTGAACAGGGCGGTGGCGGTGGCCAAGCGGGATGGCGCGTTGACGGGGTTGGCGTTGATTGAAGGGATTCTGGAGCGCGGTGAGTTGCAGGATTACCATCTGGCGCATTCGGCGCGGGCGGAGTTTTGTCGGCAGTTGGGGCGGGTGGAAGAGGCGCGGGAGGCGTATTTGCGGGCGCTTGAATTGACGCGGCAGGAGCCGGAGCGGCGGTTTATTGAAGGGCGGCTTTTGGCGTTGAAATTGCCCTCACCCTAG
- a CDS encoding YciI family protein, with amino-acid sequence MKYLCLIYSDERLLHSSPDSPEDAECWAYAESIQGSGRMVAAEALESVQTATTVRMRNGKLSITDGPFAETKEQLAGFYLIDAKDLNEAIQVAGNIPAARVGSVEVRPVRQLNV; translated from the coding sequence ATGAAGTATTTATGCCTGATCTACAGCGATGAGCGCCTGCTGCATTCGTCGCCCGACAGTCCGGAAGACGCCGAATGCTGGGCCTACGCCGAGTCGATTCAGGGCAGCGGGCGGATGGTTGCCGCCGAAGCATTGGAGTCGGTGCAGACCGCTACCACGGTGCGGATGCGCAACGGCAAACTGTCGATCACCGATGGCCCATTCGCCGAAACCAAGGAGCAACTGGCCGGTTTCTACCTGATCGACGCCAAGGACCTCAACGAAGCGATTCAGGTCGCCGGCAACATTCCGGCGGCGCGGGTCGGCAGCGTCGAAGTACGCCCGGTGCGACAGCTGAATGTCTGA
- a CDS encoding YybH family protein, protein MSAHTEIQTLINTYREAVMKKDVEKVMALYADDIVSFDAIKALQFKGKAAYREHWVACMEMCPGPHIFEFHEIAIESADNIAFAHWVANCGGTNDKGETQSCWMRVTACYRQVGGAWKIAHEHWSAPFDPMSGATLFDVTP, encoded by the coding sequence ATGAGCGCACACACTGAAATCCAGACCCTGATCAACACCTACCGCGAAGCCGTGATGAAAAAGGACGTGGAGAAAGTCATGGCGCTGTACGCCGACGACATCGTCTCCTTCGACGCGATCAAGGCCCTGCAATTCAAGGGCAAAGCCGCCTACCGCGAACACTGGGTGGCGTGCATGGAAATGTGCCCCGGCCCGCACATTTTCGAGTTCCACGAAATCGCCATCGAAAGTGCCGACAACATCGCCTTCGCCCACTGGGTGGCCAACTGCGGCGGCACCAATGACAAGGGCGAAACCCAGAGCTGCTGGATGCGCGTCACCGCCTGCTATCGGCAGGTCGGCGGGGCGTGGAAAATCGCTCATGAACACTGGTCGGCGCCGTTCGATCCGATGAGCGGCGCGACCCTGTTCGATGTAACTCCCTGA
- a CDS encoding GNAT family N-acetyltransferase, producing MSAQLVPYDSLNTLQREQVEAIEIHAEQIKFSGDIHGALHTLLSKPGPGVKGFALLADEVPVAFLLLKRPPVLPAWADEHSATLHALQVDRRAQGKGYGKACLQALPEVARQAWPEIKGLELSVDADNDAAIALYAKHGYVDSGEAYKGRIGYERRMGLFF from the coding sequence GTGTCAGCGCAACTCGTGCCGTACGACAGCCTTAACACCTTGCAGCGTGAGCAAGTCGAGGCGATTGAAATCCATGCCGAACAGATCAAGTTTTCCGGCGATATCCACGGCGCCTTGCACACGCTGCTGTCGAAACCCGGCCCCGGTGTAAAGGGTTTTGCGCTGCTGGCGGATGAAGTGCCGGTGGCGTTTCTGCTGCTCAAGCGCCCGCCAGTGTTGCCAGCCTGGGCCGATGAACACAGCGCCACTTTGCATGCATTGCAGGTCGATCGACGCGCGCAAGGCAAGGGATACGGCAAGGCATGTCTGCAAGCGCTGCCCGAGGTTGCGCGGCAGGCGTGGCCGGAGATCAAGGGGCTGGAATTGTCGGTGGATGCCGATAACGACGCGGCCATCGCGCTGTACGCCAAACATGGCTACGTCGACAGCGGCGAAGCGTACAAGGGCCGGATCGGTTACGAACGACGCATGGGCCTGTTTTTCTAA
- a CDS encoding pyridoxamine 5'-phosphate oxidase family protein: MIDSIEALEAIYGLPHDRAVRKQIGFLNEDYQAMVRVSPLVIVSSVGADGLDNSPRGDAPGFVRIIDQNTLALPDRPGNNRIDTLRNVLQDSRVSLLFIIPGIGETLRVNGTATISDEPVLLESFAVNGKPAKTVLLVTVEAAFFHCSKAFVRSDAWNPETHLPRSALPSAGAFHKRLNDGEFDADTYDREAPKRVSDTLY; the protein is encoded by the coding sequence ATGATCGACTCAATCGAAGCGCTGGAAGCGATTTACGGACTGCCCCATGACCGCGCGGTGCGCAAGCAGATCGGTTTTCTCAACGAGGACTATCAGGCGATGGTGCGGGTTTCGCCGCTGGTGATCGTCAGCTCGGTGGGCGCCGATGGCCTGGACAATTCGCCGCGCGGGGATGCGCCGGGTTTTGTGCGGATCATTGATCAAAACACCTTGGCCCTGCCGGATCGCCCGGGCAACAACCGCATCGATACCTTGCGCAATGTGCTGCAGGATTCGCGGGTGTCGTTGTTGTTCATCATTCCGGGGATTGGCGAGACGTTGCGGGTCAACGGTACGGCGACGATCAGCGATGAGCCGGTGTTGCTGGAGAGTTTTGCGGTGAATGGCAAACCAGCGAAAACGGTGTTGCTGGTGACGGTGGAAGCGGCGTTCTTTCATTGCTCGAAAGCCTTCGTCCGCTCCGATGCGTGGAATCCTGAAACGCACCTGCCACGCTCGGCATTGCCAAGTGCCGGCGCCTTCCACAAACGTCTGAACGACGGCGAGTTCGATGCCGACACTTACGACCGTGAAGCCCCCAAACGAGTTAGCGACACCCTCTACTGA
- a CDS encoding GNAT family N-acetyltransferase: MNTIIRNVTAADLDRCYAIETVAYEGDEAATHEKIAKRIATWPEGFIVAEVDGVVAGFVNSGAAFDVQMSDEAFKELIGHDPKGPNVVIMSVVVHPDYQGQGLAKRLMAEFIERMRGMDKATIHLMCKEIHIPLYAGFGFAYIKPSESDHGGMAWHEMILTL; this comes from the coding sequence ATGAACACCATCATCCGCAACGTCACTGCCGCCGATCTGGATCGTTGCTACGCCATCGAAACCGTTGCCTACGAAGGCGACGAAGCGGCCACCCACGAGAAAATCGCCAAGCGTATTGCCACATGGCCGGAAGGTTTTATCGTTGCTGAGGTGGACGGCGTGGTCGCCGGTTTCGTCAATTCCGGTGCGGCGTTTGACGTGCAGATGTCGGACGAGGCGTTCAAGGAGCTGATCGGCCACGATCCGAAAGGGCCGAACGTGGTGATCATGTCGGTGGTGGTGCATCCGGATTATCAGGGGCAGGGTTTGGCGAAGCGCTTGATGGCCGAGTTCATCGAGCGTATGCGCGGGATGGATAAAGCGACGATTCATTTGATGTGCAAAGAAATACACATCCCGCTGTACGCCGGGTTTGGCTTCGCCTACATCAAACCGTCGGAGTCCGATCACGGCGGCATGGCGTGGCACGAGATGATCCTGACTCTCTGA
- a CDS encoding GyrI-like domain-containing protein yields the protein MDEQTRVEVAEPRFEHGHFLLIAGFRGRFTQDTAKDIPALWEKFLPHLGKIQGQKNEVTYGVCSNFDGKGGFDYIAGVEISKLDDLDQKVYQWVEVLPRQYAVFEHKGPLDQLPQTLQYIYKTWLPTSHYVELNAPELERYSADFNPRLHTGKLEICVPVDTRQA from the coding sequence ATGGATGAGCAAACACGCGTCGAAGTGGCTGAACCTCGCTTCGAACATGGACACTTCCTGCTGATTGCAGGTTTTCGTGGTCGATTTACCCAAGACACCGCAAAGGACATCCCGGCGCTGTGGGAAAAATTCTTGCCGCACCTGGGGAAGATACAGGGGCAAAAGAACGAAGTGACCTACGGCGTCTGCAGTAATTTCGACGGCAAGGGTGGCTTCGATTACATCGCCGGGGTGGAAATCAGCAAGCTCGATGACCTCGATCAGAAGGTCTACCAGTGGGTCGAAGTGCTGCCTCGCCAGTACGCGGTGTTTGAACATAAAGGGCCGCTCGATCAATTGCCGCAAACCCTGCAATACATCTACAAGACCTGGTTGCCGACCTCCCACTACGTGGAACTCAACGCCCCGGAGCTGGAGCGTTACAGCGCCGATTTCAATCCGCGGCTGCACACCGGCAAACTGGAAATCTGCGTGCCGGTCGATACCAGACAAGCCTGA
- a CDS encoding LysE family translocator: MEFTSGFLLSLSLCLDIGVANIAMITLAMQRGYFQGFALGLGTCVGDLIYAVLALAGMTVLLQYESVRWVLWIGGSALLIYFAAKMIYSAIHHEAQLAATAEVGQNSHRKEFFRGIFLAMSSPSAILWFAAVGGTLIARSGGGGPLSSALFLGGFLCAGLLWSAGLCFAASHGGKLLGDKLLRYSYMASAAIFCYFAVYVIVSGYNEFVGSGAVEQLHAL; this comes from the coding sequence ATGGAATTCACCAGCGGCTTCTTGCTGAGCCTTTCGCTGTGCCTGGATATCGGCGTCGCCAACATCGCAATGATCACATTGGCGATGCAGCGCGGTTACTTTCAGGGCTTCGCGCTGGGCCTCGGCACCTGTGTCGGCGACCTGATTTATGCGGTGCTGGCGCTGGCCGGAATGACCGTGTTGCTGCAATACGAAAGCGTGCGCTGGGTGCTGTGGATCGGTGGTTCGGCGCTGCTGATCTACTTCGCGGCGAAGATGATTTACTCGGCGATTCACCACGAGGCGCAGTTGGCGGCCACGGCGGAAGTAGGGCAGAACTCCCATCGCAAGGAGTTCTTCCGGGGGATTTTCCTCGCCATGTCGTCGCCGAGCGCGATTCTTTGGTTCGCTGCGGTAGGCGGTACGTTGATCGCCCGTTCCGGCGGTGGTGGGCCGCTCAGTTCGGCACTGTTCCTCGGCGGTTTCCTGTGCGCCGGACTGCTGTGGTCGGCCGGTTTGTGCTTCGCCGCCAGCCACGGTGGCAAGCTGCTGGGCGACAAACTGTTGCGCTATTCCTACATGGCATCTGCGGCGATCTTCTGCTATTTCGCGGTGTACGTGATCGTATCTGGTTATAACGAGTTCGTCGGTTCAGGTGCCGTCGAGCAGTTGCACGCGCTGTAA
- the alaC gene encoding alanine transaminase, giving the protein MAEQGSPRRFARIDRLPPYVFNITAELKMAARRRGEDIIDLSMGNPDGATPPHIVEKLVQVAQREDTHGYSTSKGIPRLRRAISNWYKDRYAVDIDPESEAIVTIGSKEGLAHLMLATLDQGDTVLVPNPSYPIHIYGAVIAGAQVRSVPLVPGVDFFDELERAIRGSIPKPKMMILGFPSNPTAQCVELDFFERVIALAKQYDVLVIHDLAYADIVYDGWKAPSIMQVPGAKDIAVEFFTLSKSYNMAGWRIGFMVGNPELVNALARIKSYHDYGTFTPLQVAAIAALEGDQQCVRDIAEQYRQRRNVLVKGLHELGWMVENPKASMYVWAKIPEAYAHLGSLEFAKKLLAEAKVCVSPGVGFGEYGDDHVRFALIENQDRIRQAVRGIRGMFRADGLAPKTSA; this is encoded by the coding sequence ATGGCTGAACAAGGTTCGCCGCGCCGCTTTGCGCGCATAGATCGACTCCCCCCTTACGTTTTCAACATCACCGCCGAGCTGAAGATGGCCGCGCGTCGTCGTGGTGAAGACATCATCGACTTGAGCATGGGCAACCCCGACGGGGCCACGCCGCCGCACATTGTCGAAAAACTCGTACAGGTTGCGCAACGCGAAGACACCCACGGTTACTCGACGTCCAAGGGCATTCCGCGCCTGCGCCGGGCGATTTCCAACTGGTACAAGGATCGCTACGCGGTCGATATCGACCCGGAAAGCGAAGCCATTGTCACCATCGGTTCCAAGGAAGGCCTGGCGCATTTGATGCTGGCGACCCTCGATCAGGGCGATACCGTGCTGGTGCCGAACCCGAGCTATCCGATTCACATCTACGGTGCGGTGATTGCCGGCGCGCAGGTGCGTTCGGTGCCGTTGGTGCCGGGCGTGGACTTCTTCGATGAGCTGGAACGGGCGATTCGCGGCTCGATTCCGAAACCGAAAATGATGATCCTCGGCTTCCCGTCGAACCCGACTGCGCAGTGCGTGGAACTGGATTTCTTCGAACGAGTGATCGCCCTCGCCAAGCAATACGACGTGCTGGTGATTCACGATCTGGCTTACGCCGACATCGTCTACGACGGCTGGAAAGCCCCGTCGATCATGCAAGTGCCGGGCGCCAAGGACATCGCGGTGGAGTTTTTCACCCTGTCCAAGAGCTACAACATGGCCGGCTGGCGCATCGGTTTCATGGTCGGTAATCCGGAACTGGTCAACGCCCTCGCGCGGATCAAGAGCTACCACGACTACGGCACTTTCACTCCGCTGCAAGTGGCGGCAATTGCCGCGCTGGAAGGCGATCAACAGTGCGTGCGCGACATTGCCGAGCAGTATCGCCAGCGTCGTAATGTGTTGGTCAAAGGCCTGCATGAACTGGGCTGGATGGTCGAGAACCCGAAGGCTTCGATGTATGTCTGGGCGAAGATTCCCGAGGCGTATGCGCATCTGGGGTCGCTGGAGTTCGCCAAGAAACTGCTGGCCGAGGCCAAGGTCTGCGTCTCGCCGGGCGTCGGTTTTGGTGAGTATGGCGACGATCACGTGCGCTTTGCGCTGATCGAAAACCAGGATCGCATTCGTCAGGCGGTGCGCGGCATTCGCGGCATGTTCCGGGCCGATGGCCTGGCCCCGAAAACCTCTGCCTGA